From a single Nematostella vectensis chromosome 3, jaNemVect1.1, whole genome shotgun sequence genomic region:
- the LOC5504062 gene encoding adhesion G protein-coupled receptor L3 isoform X2 has protein sequence MASRLLIKLLALLYSFSETEGCKSVIWLPEVNGSSLLNHVILNITNKQSPDACQVECFMNDNCRSYNYDRKLQLCQLSNSDHMEHPDDLLPREGLAYQGFEERRLFGELYERDPQSSTKNACRSSPCPLGGICQVDFANNSYTCVRPLIRKSKIICENENAQLSCLEGFVIDVEWALYGRSSVSQPCPHDKAETICIKKDTVHETLRRIRDLCQGNNSCSFVANTNTVLGNDPCPGIYKFLELRYVCK, from the exons GATGCAAATCTGTCATCTGGCTACCCGAAGTCAACGGTAGCTCACTGCTAAACCACGTGATCCTGAACATTACAAACAAGCAGAGCCCTGATGCATGTCAAGTCGAGTGCTTTATGAATGACAACTGTCGATCATATAACTATGACCGGAAGTTGCAGCTTTGCCAGCTCAGTAACTCAGATCACATGGAACACCCGGACGACCTGCTTCCGAGGGAGGGGCTCGCCTATCAGGGATTTGAG GAAAGGCGCTTATTTGGGGAGTTATATGAGAGGGACCCACAATcctcaacaaaa AATGCATGCAGATCTTCACCATGCCCTTTAGGTGGAATATGTCAAGTAGATTTCGCCAACAACTCGTACACATGCGTGCGTCCCTTAATCA GGAAGAGTAAAATAATATGTGAGAATGAAAATGCACAGTTGTCCTGCTTGGAAGGATTTGTAATCGACGTAGAATGGGCGCTCTACGGCAGATCATCTGTAAGCCAGCCTTGTCCTCACGACAAGGCTGAAACCATCTGCATCAAGAAAGACACTGTCCATGAGACACTCCGGAGAATCCGTGATCTCTGCCAAGGGAATAACTCTTGCAGCTTTGTCGCTAACACAAACACAGTGCTCGGTAACGACCCTTGTCCTGGTATCTACAAGTTTCTTGAGCTGCGCTATGTGTGCAAGTAG
- the LOC5504062 gene encoding latrophilin Cirl isoform X3, with amino-acid sequence MDTRLLIKLLALLYSFSETEGCKSVIWLPEVNGSSLLNHVILNITNKQSPDACQVECFMNDNCRSYNYDRKLQLCQLSNSDHMEHPDDLLPREGLAYQGFENACRSSPCPLGGICQVDFANNSYTCVRPLIRKSKIICENENAQLSCLEGFVIDVEWALYGRSSVSQPCPHDKAETICIKKDTVHETLRRIRDLCQGNNSCSFVANTNTVLGNDPCPGIYKFLELRYVCK; translated from the exons ATGGATACCAGGTTGCTGATAAAACTTTTGGCTCTACTTTATTCTTTCTCTGAAACGGAAG GATGCAAATCTGTCATCTGGCTACCCGAAGTCAACGGTAGCTCACTGCTAAACCACGTGATCCTGAACATTACAAACAAGCAGAGCCCTGATGCATGTCAAGTCGAGTGCTTTATGAATGACAACTGTCGATCATATAACTATGACCGGAAGTTGCAGCTTTGCCAGCTCAGTAACTCAGATCACATGGAACACCCGGACGACCTGCTTCCGAGGGAGGGGCTCGCCTATCAGGGATTTGAG AATGCATGCAGATCTTCACCATGCCCTTTAGGTGGAATATGTCAAGTAGATTTCGCCAACAACTCGTACACATGCGTGCGTCCCTTAATCA GGAAGAGTAAAATAATATGTGAGAATGAAAATGCACAGTTGTCCTGCTTGGAAGGATTTGTAATCGACGTAGAATGGGCGCTCTACGGCAGATCATCTGTAAGCCAGCCTTGTCCTCACGACAAGGCTGAAACCATCTGCATCAAGAAAGACACTGTCCATGAGACACTCCGGAGAATCCGTGATCTCTGCCAAGGGAATAACTCTTGCAGCTTTGTCGCTAACACAAACACAGTGCTCGGTAACGACCCTTGTCCTGGTATCTACAAGTTTCTTGAGCTGCGCTATGTGTGCAAGTAG
- the LOC5504062 gene encoding adhesion G protein-coupled receptor L3 isoform X1 yields the protein MDTRLLIKLLALLYSFSETEGCKSVIWLPEVNGSSLLNHVILNITNKQSPDACQVECFMNDNCRSYNYDRKLQLCQLSNSDHMEHPDDLLPREGLAYQGFEERRLFGELYERDPQSSTKNACRSSPCPLGGICQVDFANNSYTCVRPLIRKSKIICENENAQLSCLEGFVIDVEWALYGRSSVSQPCPHDKAETICIKKDTVHETLRRIRDLCQGNNSCSFVANTNTVLGNDPCPGIYKFLELRYVCK from the exons ATGGATACCAGGTTGCTGATAAAACTTTTGGCTCTACTTTATTCTTTCTCTGAAACGGAAG GATGCAAATCTGTCATCTGGCTACCCGAAGTCAACGGTAGCTCACTGCTAAACCACGTGATCCTGAACATTACAAACAAGCAGAGCCCTGATGCATGTCAAGTCGAGTGCTTTATGAATGACAACTGTCGATCATATAACTATGACCGGAAGTTGCAGCTTTGCCAGCTCAGTAACTCAGATCACATGGAACACCCGGACGACCTGCTTCCGAGGGAGGGGCTCGCCTATCAGGGATTTGAG GAAAGGCGCTTATTTGGGGAGTTATATGAGAGGGACCCACAATcctcaacaaaa AATGCATGCAGATCTTCACCATGCCCTTTAGGTGGAATATGTCAAGTAGATTTCGCCAACAACTCGTACACATGCGTGCGTCCCTTAATCA GGAAGAGTAAAATAATATGTGAGAATGAAAATGCACAGTTGTCCTGCTTGGAAGGATTTGTAATCGACGTAGAATGGGCGCTCTACGGCAGATCATCTGTAAGCCAGCCTTGTCCTCACGACAAGGCTGAAACCATCTGCATCAAGAAAGACACTGTCCATGAGACACTCCGGAGAATCCGTGATCTCTGCCAAGGGAATAACTCTTGCAGCTTTGTCGCTAACACAAACACAGTGCTCGGTAACGACCCTTGTCCTGGTATCTACAAGTTTCTTGAGCTGCGCTATGTGTGCAAGTAG